One genomic segment of Jaculus jaculus isolate mJacJac1 chromosome 2, mJacJac1.mat.Y.cur, whole genome shotgun sequence includes these proteins:
- the Foxl3 gene encoding forkhead box L3 — protein MFDSTQYPYNCFNDSTDDYPAGGSREEERLTRPAYSYIALIAMAIQQSPAGRVTLSGIYDFIMHKFPYYRANQRAWQNSIRHNLSLNSCFVKVPRTKGHEKGKGNFWTFAGGCESLLDLFENGNFRRRRRQRGPKREGPSGPPEATQRGSPAPDCARTSQEDPRDLPAAHRDIKFSIDYILSSPNPFPALRSPCHAQEARCPPLEPPQMSLHFWAA, from the exons ATGTTTGACAGCACGCAGTACCCCTACAACTGTTTCAATGACAGCACCGACGACTACCCAGCAGGCGGCTCACGTGAGGAAGAGCGGCTCACGCGGCCGGCGTACAG CTACATAGCTCTCATCGCCATGGCCATACAACAGAGCCCCGCGGGCCGAGTGACTCTGTCCGGGATCTACGACTTCATCATGCACAAGTTTCCCTACTACCGTGCCAACCAGCGCGCCTGGCAGAACTCCATCCGCCACAACCTGTCCCTCAACAGCTGCTTCGTCAAG GTGCCGCGGACCAAGGGCCACGAGAAGGGCAAAGGCAACTTCTGGACGTTCGCAGGCGGCTGCGAGTCGCTCCTGGACCTCTTCGAGAATGGAAACTTCCGCCGCCGGCGGAGGCAGCGCGGCCCCAAGCGGGAGGGACCGTCGGGTCCGCCCGAGGCGACCCAGCGCGGGTCCCCGGCCCCTGACTGCGCGCGCACCTCCCAAGAGGACCCCCGGGACCTGCCCGCCGCCCACAGAGACATCAAGTTCAGCATCGACTACATCCTGTCCTCCCCAAACCCCTTCCCAGCGCTCAGGTCGCCCTGTCACGCACAGGAAGCCCGATGTCCCCCGCTGGAGCCCCCGCAAATGAGCCTCCACTTTTGGGCCGCCTGA